A genome region from Flavobacterium sp. CFS9 includes the following:
- a CDS encoding thioesterase II family protein, translating to MNKKQLFLLHFAGGSIYSFEFLRSLCTDFEMIPLELPGRGKRIKEKLLTSYPDAIKDLFLQITDKLNGSPFIVYGHSLGSSLGLGVTDLLEKNNTPPQCLIVSGNAGPGIATENNRSDLERDDFISMLTELGGIPDELLKSKELLDFVLPILKADFKIVEEDFFIENTIVKAPIVAVMGNSEKYVDRINNWRKHTFSGFNSYVLKGNHFFILDHGDKLKEIFDISFKECTSLNYNNVQ from the coding sequence ATGAATAAAAAGCAACTATTCTTATTACACTTCGCCGGTGGCAGTATATACTCCTTTGAGTTTCTGAGATCATTGTGCACCGATTTTGAAATGATTCCACTGGAACTTCCCGGAAGAGGAAAAAGAATCAAAGAAAAACTATTGACTTCCTATCCGGACGCTATTAAGGACCTGTTTTTACAGATAACCGATAAGCTTAACGGGAGTCCGTTTATCGTTTACGGGCACAGTTTAGGTTCGTCTCTGGGTTTGGGAGTAACCGATTTATTAGAGAAAAACAACACTCCGCCTCAATGTCTGATTGTAAGCGGTAATGCCGGACCCGGAATTGCAACAGAAAACAACAGGTCTGACCTGGAGCGTGACGATTTCATCAGCATGCTTACCGAATTAGGCGGGATACCGGATGAGTTATTAAAAAGCAAAGAACTGCTCGATTTTGTATTACCCATACTTAAGGCCGATTTTAAAATAGTAGAAGAAGATTTTTTCATTGAAAATACCATTGTAAAAGCTCCGATTGTGGCCGTAATGGGGAACTCAGAGAAATATGTAGACCGGATAAACAATTGGAGAAAGCACACGTTTTCCGGTTTTAACTCCTACGTACTAAAAGGAAATCATTTTTTTATACTCGATCATGGTGATAAATTGAAAGAAATTTTTGATATTAGTTTTAAGGAATGTACGAGTCTTAATTATAATAATGTACAATAG